One Acidobacteriota bacterium genomic window carries:
- a CDS encoding tetratricopeptide repeat protein, giving the protein MVRRRGYEPVQGFANISASGNARVGFVMEVDPFHPPAPSTGVLANLRGDELEAALDAADAHFENGDFDAAIEAYQAVLASVPGLTALHLQIGHAYEAKQDVDSALAAYRAIAADDPVSPEAQAAIDALLSSGGDR; this is encoded by the coding sequence ATGGTCCGTCGTCGCGGCTACGAGCCGGTGCAGGGGTTCGCCAACATCAGCGCCAGCGGCAACGCCCGGGTCGGTTTCGTGATGGAGGTGGATCCGTTTCATCCGCCCGCGCCTTCCACCGGCGTACTCGCCAACCTGCGCGGTGACGAGTTGGAGGCGGCGCTCGATGCCGCCGATGCCCACTTCGAGAACGGCGATTTCGACGCTGCAATCGAGGCGTACCAGGCCGTGCTTGCGAGCGTACCCGGCCTGACCGCCCTGCATCTGCAGATTGGTCACGCCTACGAAGCGAAGCAGGATGTCGACAGCGCGCTTGCGGCGTACCGTGCCATCGCGGCCGACGACCCGGTCAGCCCGGAGGCGCAGGCGGCGATCGACGCGTTGCTGTCGAGTGGCGGCGACCGCTAG
- a CDS encoding beta-lactamase family protein, translating to MPLIHPCLRTAAATATFLAAGLISSVATGQPERSITVDSARLARIGTVVQEAIQAGDLPGAVVLVSHRGRTIYREAIGLRSIRPEREAMTAETLFDVASLTKVVATAPSVMALVEDGALRLRDPVALHLPGFERHGKEAITIEQLLTHVSGLRPDLPLDEEFEGTGEALRRILDEQLQSPPGERFIYSDLNFILLGAIVERVSGQTLDAFAGERLFDPIGMRETMFQPPADAAARTAPTEACTPLGWPCGGPDGVMLRGTVHDPTARRMGGVAGHAGLFSTADDLARFGAMLLARGRTADGTRAVLSPLTVDRMAAPSTPPALSIRRGLGWDLDSPYSSARGDLFPATRSYGHTGFTGTSIWIDPETETVVVFLSNRVHPDGGGSVVALRGRVATLAAAAVSTVR from the coding sequence ATGCCCCTGATCCACCCATGCCTTCGGACCGCCGCGGCAACGGCCACGTTCCTCGCGGCCGGCCTGATCTCCAGCGTGGCGACCGGGCAGCCGGAACGCTCCATCACTGTCGACAGCGCTCGTCTGGCGCGGATCGGCACGGTCGTTCAAGAAGCGATTCAGGCCGGCGATCTCCCCGGCGCCGTCGTGCTGGTGAGCCATCGCGGCCGGACCATCTACCGGGAAGCCATCGGACTGCGTTCAATCCGCCCGGAACGTGAGGCGATGACCGCCGAAACGCTATTCGACGTGGCGTCGCTCACCAAGGTCGTGGCGACCGCCCCGAGCGTAATGGCGCTTGTCGAGGATGGCGCACTGCGCCTGCGTGACCCCGTCGCGCTCCACCTGCCTGGCTTCGAGCGCCATGGCAAGGAAGCAATCACGATCGAGCAGTTGCTGACGCATGTCTCGGGACTCCGGCCGGACTTGCCGCTCGACGAGGAGTTCGAGGGAACCGGCGAGGCGCTGCGGCGAATCCTCGACGAACAACTCCAGTCCCCCCCCGGGGAGCGCTTCATCTACAGCGACCTCAACTTCATTCTGCTGGGCGCCATCGTGGAACGCGTGAGCGGGCAAACGCTGGACGCCTTTGCCGGGGAACGGCTGTTCGACCCGATCGGCATGCGGGAGACCATGTTCCAGCCGCCGGCGGACGCCGCCGCCCGGACCGCGCCAACCGAGGCATGCACGCCGCTCGGATGGCCCTGCGGCGGTCCCGACGGGGTCATGCTGCGCGGCACGGTCCACGATCCGACGGCGCGCCGGATGGGCGGCGTGGCCGGGCACGCCGGGCTGTTCTCGACGGCGGACGACCTCGCCCGGTTCGGCGCCATGCTGCTCGCACGCGGCCGAACGGCGGACGGAACCCGCGCCGTGCTCTCACCGCTGACCGTCGACCGGATGGCCGCTCCGTCGACGCCCCCGGCACTGTCGATCCGGCGCGGCCTGGGCTGGGATCTCGATTCACCCTACTCGTCGGCGCGCGGCGATCTCTTCCCGGCGACGCGATCGTACGGCCATACCGGGTTCACCGGGACGTCGATCTGGATCGACCCGGAGACCGAGACGGTGGTCGTGTTCCTGTCGAATCGGGTCCATCCGGACGGTGGGGGAAGCGTCGTGGCGCTACGGGGACGGGTCGCGACCCTCGCAGCCGCCGCGGTCAGCACGGTGCGCTAG
- a CDS encoding DUF420 domain-containing protein — protein sequence MLDVTWLPHLNATLNATSGILLSAGYLSIRAGHVGRHRACMLGAVSVSIIFLVSYVIYHLEVGSVPFTREGPIRLVYFTVLITHAVLAVVIVPLVTLAVMHALRERFDRHVAIARWTLPIWIYVSISGVVVYWMLYQM from the coding sequence ATGCTGGACGTAACCTGGCTCCCTCACCTGAACGCTACTCTGAACGCGACGTCCGGCATCCTGCTGTCGGCCGGATACCTCTCGATCCGCGCCGGCCACGTCGGTCGCCACCGCGCCTGCATGCTGGGCGCGGTTTCCGTGTCGATCATCTTCCTGGTTTCGTACGTCATCTATCACCTGGAAGTGGGCTCCGTGCCGTTTACGCGCGAGGGTCCCATACGGCTCGTCTACTTCACGGTCCTGATCACCCATGCGGTGCTGGCGGTCGTGATTGTCCCGCTCGTCACGCTCGCCGTGATGCACGCGCTGCGCGAACGGTTCGACCGGCACGTGGCGATCGCACGCTGGACGCTGCCGATCTGGATCTACGTCTCGATCAGCGGCGTAGTCGTGTACTGGATGCTCTACCAGATGTAG
- the cyoE gene encoding protoheme IX farnesyltransferase: protein MDRGREAASRIGVSRVSALRAGALALVAAPHRAVHFLALAKPRLNSLVVASAGVGYWLGMAGPLDLVATLHLLAGTALVAGSAAALNQVDERDIDGCMARTRQRPLPASHVTPLEARLFGVLLGGVGLLDLALWVHPLAATVALATLLSYVWIYTPLKRRTAWATVIGAVPGALPPVIGWAAARGTLGVEALVLFGIVFFWQLPHFHALCWLYRDDYDRAGLPLLAARDPDGGRTARHALGYATALVPVSLAPVFVGLAGTGYLAVAAPLGCFFVLLAALFLHRRTEWRARALFVGSLVYLPVLWSAMLVARMM from the coding sequence ATCGATCGCGGCCGGGAGGCTGCGAGCCGGATCGGAGTCTCCCGCGTGAGCGCGTTGCGCGCCGGCGCGCTGGCTCTTGTTGCCGCGCCTCATCGCGCGGTCCATTTTCTTGCGCTGGCAAAGCCGCGCCTCAACTCGCTGGTGGTTGCGTCGGCCGGCGTCGGCTACTGGCTGGGGATGGCGGGTCCGCTCGATCTCGTGGCGACGCTCCACCTGTTGGCAGGGACGGCGCTGGTGGCGGGGAGCGCCGCCGCGCTGAATCAGGTGGATGAGCGGGACATTGATGGGTGCATGGCACGGACCCGGCAGCGTCCGCTGCCGGCGAGTCACGTCACGCCGTTGGAGGCTCGTCTGTTCGGTGTTCTGCTCGGTGGGGTAGGTCTGCTCGACCTGGCGTTGTGGGTGCATCCGCTTGCCGCGACGGTCGCGCTGGCGACGCTGCTGAGCTACGTCTGGATCTACACACCCCTCAAGCGCCGAACCGCCTGGGCGACGGTGATCGGCGCCGTGCCGGGTGCGCTTCCGCCGGTGATCGGGTGGGCCGCGGCGCGCGGCACGCTCGGCGTGGAGGCGCTGGTGCTGTTCGGGATTGTCTTCTTCTGGCAGCTGCCGCATTTTCACGCGCTGTGCTGGCTCTACCGTGACGACTACGACCGCGCCGGCCTCCCGCTCCTGGCGGCCCGCGACCCGGACGGAGGGCGGACGGCCCGACATGCTCTCGGCTACGCGACGGCGCTCGTGCCGGTAAGTCTGGCGCCGGTGTTCGTCGGCCTCGCGGGAACGGGTTACCTGGCGGTAGCGGCGCCGCTTGGGTGTTTCTTCGTGTTGTTGGCGGCCCTTTTCCTCCACCGGCGGACCGAATGGCGCGCCCGCGCGCTGTTCGTCGGGTCGCTCGTCTATCTGCCCGTGCTATGGAGCGCAATGCTCGTCGCACGCATGATGTGA
- a CDS encoding heme A synthase has product MRWLHRYTRLLAVASLLLITAGGLVTSTGSGLAVPDWPNTYGYFMFAFPLSGMVGGIFYEHGHRLIASVVGMLTIGLAIWLARVEPRRWVRRLGWIALAAVVVQGILGGITVLYFLPAPISISHAGLAQLFFTLIVSLAIFTSPGWHDRYRGRAGAADGPDAPSGADPILARLAVLLPAVIYLQILVGATMRHTGAGLAIPDFPLVFGGLVPPEWTSAIAIHYAHRVGAVLTTALVFATAAHALHHHGTRAELARPSMLLCALVVVQVGLGGWTVWSSRQVAINTAHVSVGALLLVTSVVLALRVHRGWFTDAADDRLAGSSIAAGRLRAGSESPA; this is encoded by the coding sequence GTGCGCTGGCTGCATCGCTACACCCGGCTCCTGGCCGTGGCGTCGCTCCTGCTGATAACGGCCGGAGGTCTGGTCACGAGCACCGGTTCCGGCCTTGCCGTGCCGGACTGGCCGAACACGTACGGCTACTTCATGTTCGCGTTCCCTCTCTCCGGCATGGTGGGAGGGATCTTCTACGAGCATGGCCACCGGTTGATCGCGAGCGTTGTCGGCATGCTGACCATCGGTCTGGCGATCTGGCTCGCGCGGGTCGAGCCGCGCCGGTGGGTGCGCCGACTCGGCTGGATTGCGCTCGCGGCGGTGGTCGTGCAGGGGATACTGGGAGGGATTACCGTCCTCTATTTCCTGCCGGCGCCGATCTCGATTAGTCACGCCGGACTGGCGCAGCTCTTCTTCACGCTCATCGTCAGCCTGGCCATCTTCACGTCGCCCGGTTGGCATGACCGCTACCGCGGTCGGGCCGGCGCGGCAGACGGACCGGATGCGCCGTCCGGCGCCGACCCGATCCTCGCACGGCTGGCCGTCTTGCTGCCGGCTGTCATCTACTTGCAGATCCTGGTCGGAGCCACGATGCGGCATACCGGTGCGGGACTGGCTATTCCTGATTTTCCGCTCGTGTTCGGAGGCCTCGTTCCGCCGGAGTGGACCAGCGCGATCGCCATCCACTACGCACACCGCGTCGGGGCGGTGCTGACGACCGCGCTCGTCTTCGCGACCGCCGCGCATGCGCTGCACCACCACGGGACGCGGGCAGAGCTCGCGCGGCCGTCGATGCTGCTCTGCGCGCTGGTCGTCGTACAGGTGGGTCTGGGTGGATGGACGGTGTGGAGCAGCCGGCAGGTGGCGATCAACACGGCGCACGTTTCGGTTGGCGCCCTGCTCCTCGTAACGTCAGTCGTCCTGGCCTTGCGGGTCCATCGCGGATGGTTCACGGACGCGGCTGACGATCGCCTCGCGGGGTCATCGATCGCGGCCGGGAGGCTGCGAGCCGGATCGGAGTCTCCCGCGTGA
- a CDS encoding M23 family metallopeptidase encodes MHGKLLGPPLGPSTCEYIRTGRYHWRMLRVGIGLLVTLAMAGAVAAWVSAGQAEGPALAIEQPETYVGRTASFVATAEAPGAEFTALDAYIEQNGAVHALFALNGSESAAAQAAVSQETEARLRISRTFDRETHPGLSPGPARVVVTATRPVLFGLRERSSEVAIDVTVRFDPPRLSPVSTFHYINHGGSELVVYRVTPDDADSGVRVGEREYPGYPLSAAGVDGPDDLRVAFFALLHDQDLATPVALWGRDPAGNEASAPFDHRIFERQFRRARLPVGDAFLRSVVPAIAAEAPQLADEDVDGGTDVSDLLDLYLFINRELRRQNRETVSALAAQTAPQRLWDGPFRQLANTQVESGFADHRTYLYGGDEVDQQVHLGFDLASTANAPVSAANAGTVIFADYLGIFGNCVVIDHGLGLQSLYAHLSSIDVAVGATVALGETIGLSGQTGLAGGDHLHFAMLLQGQPVTPMEWWDPQWMEDRIMRKLRSAGGR; translated from the coding sequence ATGCATGGCAAACTCCTGGGCCCGCCTCTGGGGCCATCAACCTGTGAGTATATCCGAACCGGGCGGTATCATTGGCGGATGCTCAGGGTGGGAATCGGCCTCCTGGTGACGCTCGCAATGGCCGGAGCGGTGGCGGCCTGGGTCTCGGCGGGACAGGCCGAGGGTCCGGCGCTGGCGATAGAGCAGCCCGAGACGTACGTCGGCAGAACGGCGTCGTTCGTCGCTACCGCGGAGGCGCCCGGGGCCGAGTTCACCGCGCTTGACGCATACATCGAACAGAATGGAGCCGTCCACGCGCTCTTCGCGCTGAACGGCTCGGAGTCCGCGGCGGCGCAGGCCGCGGTGAGTCAGGAAACCGAAGCGCGCCTTCGCATAAGCCGGACGTTCGATCGGGAGACTCATCCGGGACTCTCGCCCGGACCCGCCCGCGTTGTCGTTACCGCTACGCGCCCCGTGCTGTTCGGCCTGCGCGAGCGAAGCAGCGAGGTGGCCATCGACGTTACCGTGCGCTTCGATCCTCCGCGGCTCTCGCCCGTGTCGACCTTCCACTACATCAATCACGGCGGCTCGGAGCTGGTCGTTTACCGCGTCACGCCGGACGATGCCGATTCCGGCGTCCGGGTGGGTGAGCGGGAGTACCCGGGTTATCCGCTCTCCGCCGCCGGCGTCGACGGCCCGGATGATCTGCGCGTCGCGTTCTTCGCCCTGTTGCACGATCAGGATCTCGCCACGCCGGTCGCACTATGGGGACGCGACCCGGCGGGCAACGAGGCGTCCGCGCCGTTCGACCACCGTATCTTCGAACGCCAGTTCCGGCGCGCGCGCCTGCCGGTGGGGGACGCCTTCCTGCGTAGCGTCGTCCCCGCCATCGCGGCCGAGGCCCCGCAGTTGGCCGACGAGGATGTGGATGGCGGGACGGACGTATCCGATCTGCTTGACCTCTACCTGTTCATCAACCGTGAGCTCCGCCGGCAGAACCGCGAGACGGTCTCCGCTCTTGCGGCACAAACCGCCCCGCAGCGTCTCTGGGACGGTCCGTTCCGCCAGCTTGCCAACACGCAGGTGGAATCCGGCTTTGCGGATCACCGCACGTACCTCTACGGAGGCGACGAGGTGGATCAACAGGTGCATCTCGGTTTCGATCTCGCCTCGACCGCGAATGCGCCCGTTTCCGCCGCCAACGCCGGCACCGTCATCTTCGCCGACTACCTCGGCATCTTCGGCAACTGCGTCGTCATCGATCACGGTCTCGGGCTGCAGTCGCTCTACGCGCACCTTTCGTCCATCGATGTCGCTGTCGGCGCCACGGTGGCACTAGGCGAGACGATTGGGCTGAGCGGTCAGACCGGCCTCGCGGGGGGCGATCATCTCCACTTCGCCATGCTGCTCCAGGGCCAGCCGGTGACGCCCATGGAGTGGTGGGATCCGCAGTGGATGGAAGATCGGATCATGCGCAAGCTGCGCTCGGCGGGCGGTCGGTGA
- a CDS encoding tetratricopeptide repeat protein, producing MHLHSRHAVCSAVAALFVLAAAATADAQRGRVGGTVTDQDGNPLAGVTITATNPEANPPEFVTNTEDDGRYAVLGLASGQWTFRADCDVECGTANGQPRGFTPSEGPATVSQARTPPINFTLNRILHPLEQALGAEAVAGIDLDAIEAAQDAADAALNSGDYATAISGYEEILAQLPQLTQLYINIGNAHAVQNNHDEAVAAFDRALEDDPGNRDIQVARARTKMVAGTATPEELQLLEDQASSLDASREDLYNQGEQAFARGATEEAKDWYDKAISVDGNWEKPLFKRALVALNQGDIEAAKEYFQRVVDVAPNSEEGAQAQATLSALP from the coding sequence ATGCATCTGCACTCACGCCATGCAGTCTGTTCCGCCGTCGCGGCGCTGTTCGTGCTTGCCGCCGCGGCCACTGCCGACGCGCAACGGGGACGCGTCGGCGGCACGGTGACCGACCAGGACGGTAATCCGCTGGCCGGCGTCACCATCACGGCAACCAACCCCGAAGCGAATCCCCCCGAGTTCGTGACGAACACCGAGGACGACGGCCGTTACGCCGTTCTCGGCCTCGCAAGCGGCCAATGGACCTTCCGGGCCGACTGCGATGTCGAGTGCGGGACGGCAAACGGGCAACCGCGGGGTTTCACCCCCAGCGAGGGGCCGGCGACGGTGTCGCAGGCGAGAACGCCGCCCATCAACTTCACGCTGAACCGCATCCTTCATCCGCTCGAACAGGCCCTCGGCGCGGAGGCGGTCGCGGGGATCGATCTGGACGCCATCGAAGCAGCCCAGGACGCGGCGGACGCCGCTCTGAACTCCGGCGACTACGCCACGGCGATCAGTGGGTACGAGGAGATTCTCGCTCAGCTCCCGCAGTTGACCCAGTTATACATCAACATCGGCAACGCCCATGCCGTGCAGAACAATCACGACGAGGCCGTCGCGGCGTTCGATCGGGCACTCGAGGACGATCCGGGCAACCGGGACATCCAGGTGGCGCGCGCCCGCACGAAGATGGTGGCCGGCACCGCGACCCCCGAGGAGCTGCAGCTTCTGGAAGACCAGGCCTCCAGCCTCGATGCGTCGCGCGAGGACCTCTACAACCAGGGGGAGCAGGCGTTTGCCCGCGGGGCGACCGAAGAAGCAAAGGACTGGTACGACAAGGCGATTTCCGTCGACGGAAACTGGGAGAAGCCGCTCTTCAAGCGCGCCTTGGTGGCGCTGAACCAGGGCGACATCGAGGCCGCGAAGGAGTACTTCCAGCGCGTCGTGGACGTTGCCCCCAATTCCGAGGAAGGCGCCCAGGCGCAGGCCACGCTCTCCGCTCTTCCATAG
- a CDS encoding 3-hydroxyacyl-CoA dehydrogenase, protein MGAQIAAHAANAGLPVLLLDLDEAAARDGLARARKLKPAPFFTRDAAGLIGTGGFDTHLDRLAGCDWIVEAVVERLDIKQALLAKVERHRAEAAVVSSNTSGIPIASIAEGRGDAFRRHWLGTHFFNPPRYLPLLEVIPTADTDPAVVDAMIRFGDRILGKGVVVAKDTPNFIGNRIGLYGVLRIFEQLDDYTIEEIDAITGPVIGRPKSATFRTVDVAGLDVMAHVAVNLADQLTDDTERGAFRLPPVVASLVERGWVGAKAGRGFYRKQSKAEGGAILTLDPATLDYRGRQAPRLASLDAAASIESAGERTRALFHGRDRVGDFLRATLAPTLVYAARVAPDIAHSIDDIDRAMRWGFGWELGPFELWDAIGVDAVLEAAGASDDPPPLVAARRAASTPGTTRFRDGLLPPAASGLQILGNAKAERPPVRENPGASLIDLGDGVLAVEFHSKMNTIDGDTLAMLTAGIEEAARNFEALVIGNDAPAFSAGANLMLALLEAQEENWDELDLMIRTFQSTVVSLRYAPIPVVAAPAGLTLGGGCEITLHGDRVQAAAETYMGQVEVGAGLIPAAGGTKELLVRFTNLAPPRGDVLPHVQRAFEVIGFGTVSTSASDAKRLGLLRETDGISMNRERLMADAKRVALDLASGGYHPPRPLTDIPVGGAGIRAALDLGVHIAWRAGHISDYDAHIGRLLARILAGGDLPHATAVTEQYLLDLEREAFLSLLGERKTQERMAHILKTGKPLRN, encoded by the coding sequence ATGGGAGCGCAGATCGCGGCTCACGCCGCCAACGCGGGCCTGCCCGTCCTCCTGCTCGATCTGGATGAGGCGGCCGCACGGGACGGTCTGGCGCGGGCGCGCAAGCTGAAACCGGCTCCATTCTTCACGCGCGACGCCGCCGGCCTGATTGGCACCGGTGGATTCGACACCCACCTCGACCGTCTCGCCGGCTGCGACTGGATCGTGGAAGCTGTCGTCGAACGGCTCGACATCAAGCAGGCGCTGCTCGCGAAGGTGGAGCGCCACCGGGCCGAAGCTGCCGTCGTCAGCTCGAACACGTCCGGCATCCCCATCGCCAGCATCGCCGAGGGGCGTGGTGACGCCTTCCGCCGGCACTGGCTCGGCACGCACTTTTTCAATCCGCCCCGCTACCTGCCTCTCCTCGAGGTGATCCCGACCGCCGATACGGACCCGGCAGTGGTCGATGCGATGATCCGTTTCGGCGACCGCATTCTGGGCAAGGGTGTGGTGGTCGCGAAGGACACACCCAACTTCATCGGCAACCGAATCGGCCTGTACGGCGTGCTGCGGATCTTCGAGCAACTCGATGACTACACGATCGAGGAGATCGACGCGATCACCGGACCCGTGATCGGCCGCCCGAAATCAGCGACGTTCCGGACTGTGGATGTCGCCGGGCTCGACGTGATGGCGCACGTCGCCGTCAACCTCGCCGATCAACTGACCGACGACACGGAGCGGGGGGCCTTTCGGCTGCCGCCGGTCGTCGCCTCCCTGGTGGAACGGGGCTGGGTCGGGGCGAAGGCAGGACGCGGCTTCTACCGGAAACAATCGAAGGCGGAGGGCGGTGCCATCCTCACCCTCGATCCCGCGACGTTGGACTACCGCGGGCGGCAAGCGCCGCGCCTGGCGTCGCTCGATGCGGCTGCGTCGATTGAATCGGCCGGCGAGCGGACCCGCGCCCTGTTCCACGGTCGTGACCGGGTTGGCGACTTCCTGCGGGCAACGCTCGCGCCGACCCTCGTCTACGCCGCGCGCGTCGCTCCGGACATCGCCCATTCGATCGACGACATCGACCGCGCCATGCGATGGGGCTTCGGCTGGGAGCTGGGACCGTTCGAGCTGTGGGACGCGATCGGCGTCGACGCGGTCCTCGAGGCCGCCGGCGCAAGCGACGACCCGCCCCCGCTGGTCGCCGCGAGGCGCGCCGCGTCCACGCCGGGAACGACCCGGTTCCGCGACGGACTCCTGCCCCCGGCCGCGTCCGGGCTGCAGATCCTCGGGAACGCGAAGGCGGAACGGCCGCCGGTGCGCGAGAACCCGGGCGCCAGCCTGATAGACCTGGGCGACGGCGTACTCGCGGTCGAGTTCCACTCGAAGATGAACACCATCGACGGCGACACGCTCGCCATGCTGACGGCGGGAATCGAGGAGGCCGCAAGGAACTTCGAGGCCCTCGTCATCGGCAACGACGCGCCCGCCTTCTCGGCCGGCGCGAACCTGATGCTGGCCCTCCTCGAGGCGCAGGAGGAGAACTGGGACGAGCTCGATCTGATGATCCGCACCTTCCAGTCGACCGTCGTCAGCCTGCGTTACGCCCCGATACCGGTAGTCGCCGCGCCGGCTGGACTGACACTGGGCGGCGGCTGCGAGATCACCCTGCACGGCGACCGGGTGCAGGCCGCGGCCGAGACCTACATGGGACAGGTGGAGGTGGGCGCCGGACTGATCCCGGCCGCCGGTGGAACGAAGGAGCTCCTGGTCCGGTTTACGAACCTGGCGCCGCCCCGGGGAGATGTGCTGCCGCACGTGCAGCGCGCCTTCGAGGTGATCGGCTTCGGCACGGTATCGACCAGTGCCTCCGACGCCAAGCGCCTCGGCCTGCTCCGCGAGACCGACGGCATCTCCATGAACCGGGAGCGGTTGATGGCGGATGCAAAGCGCGTGGCCCTCGACCTGGCGAGCGGCGGCTACCATCCGCCCCGGCCGCTCACCGACATTCCGGTGGGAGGCGCCGGCATCCGCGCGGCGCTCGACCTGGGTGTCCATATCGCCTGGCGCGCGGGCCACATAAGCGACTACGACGCACACATCGGCCGCTTGCTCGCGCGCATCCTGGCCGGAGGCGACCTGCCTCACGCCACTGCGGTGACGGAACAGTACCTGCTCGACCTCGAACGGGAAGCGTTCCTCAGCCTGTTGGGCGAGAGGAAGACACAGGAGCGGATGGCGCATATCCTGAAGACAGGCAAGCCGCTCAGGAACTGA
- a CDS encoding alpha/beta hydrolase, whose product MVIDRGAGTPLVLIPGIQGRWEWMAPAVDALAARTRVLTGSLPGDTGASHTIDPALGFDSYVTWLDAVLDHAGVARAALCGVSYGGWVALHYAAARPARVSSLTLASTPAPGWRPSCRVEWYLRAPRLLSPVFALGSPFRLYPEIAAALPDMGDRARFAAGHLYRVIRFAMSPIRMAQRVRLAAAVDFTADCGRVKAPVQVVTGEAELDRVVPVESTRSYLDAIPGARYDGIERTGHIGLVTQPDRFADVVARFANDAIVAAAVPSPAHA is encoded by the coding sequence ATGGTCATCGACCGCGGCGCCGGCACCCCCCTTGTGCTGATCCCGGGCATCCAGGGCCGCTGGGAATGGATGGCGCCCGCCGTGGACGCACTGGCCGCCCGCACCCGCGTCCTGACCGGATCGCTGCCGGGTGACACCGGCGCGTCCCACACCATAGACCCCGCGCTCGGTTTTGACAGCTACGTCACGTGGCTCGACGCGGTGCTGGACCACGCTGGTGTGGCACGGGCGGCACTCTGCGGCGTCTCGTACGGCGGGTGGGTCGCACTCCACTACGCCGCGGCACGGCCCGCGCGCGTGAGCAGCCTGACGCTGGCGTCCACTCCGGCGCCCGGGTGGAGGCCGAGCTGTCGCGTCGAGTGGTACCTCCGCGCGCCACGGCTGCTCTCCCCCGTTTTTGCCCTCGGCTCACCGTTCCGCCTGTACCCGGAAATCGCCGCCGCGCTCCCGGACATGGGAGATCGCGCTCGATTCGCGGCCGGCCATCTCTACCGGGTGATCCGTTTTGCGATGTCGCCCATCCGGATGGCCCAGCGGGTCCGTCTGGCCGCCGCGGTCGACTTCACGGCGGACTGCGGCCGCGTCAAAGCTCCCGTGCAGGTGGTTACGGGCGAGGCGGAACTGGACCGGGTGGTGCCGGTCGAAAGCACGCGGTCGTACCTCGACGCCATCCCCGGAGCGCGGTACGATGGGATTGAACGCACCGGACACATAGGACTGGTTACCCAGCCCGACCGGTTTGCCGACGTCGTCGCGCGGTTTGCGAACGACGCCATAGTGGCTGCTGCGGTTCCGTCGCCCGCGCACGCGTGA
- a CDS encoding acetyl-CoA C-acyltransferase has protein sequence MREAVIASAVRTPAAKAPKGSFRNTRPDELAAIAIRAALERAGDLDPAKVDDVILGCAMPEAEQGMNVARIASLRAGIPVEASAVTINRFCSSGLQSIAFAAERILAGNAETIVAGGTESMSLVPMVGHKFVPNPALVQNYPDVYLSTGLVAENHARESHITRDEQDAFALRSHQRALAAIDAGRFEEETVPVTVQRAEPANGNGAGNGATGSGQGNGPTVREVRVTTDEGPRADTSLGKLGSLRPAFRVNGSVTAGNSSQMSDGAAAAVVTTAEHAARLGLTPLARFVTYTTAGVKPELFGLGPVPAMRKALRLANLTIDDIDLVELNEAFAAQVLACVREFPIDPDRLNVNGGAIALGHPLGCTGAKLTATLLHELRRRNGRYGMVTMCVGGGMGAAGIFERL, from the coding sequence ATGAGAGAGGCAGTCATCGCTTCCGCGGTCCGCACTCCCGCCGCCAAGGCGCCGAAGGGATCGTTCCGGAACACGCGCCCCGACGAACTGGCCGCCATCGCTATCCGCGCGGCCCTCGAGCGCGCCGGCGACCTGGACCCCGCCAAGGTGGATGACGTGATCCTGGGCTGCGCCATGCCGGAAGCGGAACAGGGGATGAACGTCGCCCGTATCGCCAGCCTGCGGGCGGGAATTCCGGTGGAGGCATCCGCCGTAACCATCAACCGCTTCTGTTCCTCCGGTCTGCAATCGATCGCGTTCGCGGCCGAACGCATCCTGGCCGGCAACGCCGAGACCATAGTCGCCGGAGGCACGGAGTCGATGAGCCTGGTACCGATGGTGGGCCACAAGTTCGTGCCCAACCCGGCGCTCGTGCAGAACTACCCCGACGTCTACCTCAGCACCGGGCTGGTGGCCGAGAACCACGCCCGCGAATCGCACATCACGCGCGACGAGCAGGACGCCTTCGCGCTCCGGAGCCATCAGCGCGCGCTGGCCGCCATCGACGCGGGACGCTTCGAGGAGGAAACCGTCCCGGTGACCGTGCAGCGCGCCGAACCGGCCAACGGGAACGGCGCCGGCAACGGCGCGACGGGAAGCGGTCAGGGCAACGGACCGACGGTTCGCGAGGTCCGGGTCACGACCGACGAGGGGCCGCGCGCCGACACCTCGCTCGGCAAGCTCGGGTCGTTGCGCCCGGCCTTCAGGGTCAACGGCTCGGTTACCGCCGGCAACTCGTCGCAGATGAGCGACGGCGCGGCGGCGGCGGTGGTGACCACGGCGGAGCATGCCGCAAGGCTTGGGCTGACACCGCTCGCGCGGTTCGTCACCTACACCACCGCGGGCGTCAAGCCGGAGCTGTTCGGCCTCGGCCCGGTGCCGGCGATGCGGAAGGCGCTGCGCCTCGCGAATCTCACGATCGACGACATCGACCTCGTGGAACTGAACGAGGCCTTCGCCGCGCAGGTACTCGCCTGCGTCCGGGAATTCCCCATCGATCCGGACCGCCTGAACGTCAATGGCGGCGCCATCGCGCTGGGCCACCCGCTCGGATGCACCGGCGCCAAGCTGACCGCGACGCTCCTCCACGAGTTGCGGCGGCGGAACGGGCGGTACGGCATGGTGACCATGTGCGTCGGCGGCGGCATGGGCGCGGCGGGCATCTTCGAGCGGCTCTGA